A single window of Sporosarcina sp. Marseille-Q4943 DNA harbors:
- a CDS encoding DUF4139 domain-containing protein, translating into MLNRIPKSETTACSLTVYNDGFALVKDTRSIPQFNENDSVHFVGVAKKLKPDSIIVEGVDLLELVYEYDLMDELRIFERYLGRQILIKDPFTKQDRAYTLLRANGPIVMQDVETKELIINPKGELRFPEIEGGNHVEPTLVWKVAEQRSDEVCVSYLTGGVSWEADYVISMHGDRFDLSGWLSMKNYSGVSFNDAQLRLISGKLSKAGNENEEKSAELSRREKQKTEAFSDFHTYTFPKTIDLEDRQQKQLRLLSSSNSKARIIYEINEQTSNPDIFIEFDNTVENGLGFPLPAGVFKMYRTNPDDGSAEFIGEYAIKHTEVNEKVRLKSGEACDIEVKAKKAGKYKEGGYEYTEYEYSICNTKGTPVEAVIRQQVPGHLWTVDESTHEWQKKRDKIVLPVHVPVNVEEKVKFTIRHDRSARRTIGF; encoded by the coding sequence ATGCTGAACAGAATTCCGAAATCCGAGACGACAGCTTGTTCCCTTACTGTATACAATGATGGCTTTGCGCTTGTGAAAGATACACGTTCCATTCCGCAATTCAACGAAAATGATTCTGTCCATTTTGTCGGAGTGGCGAAGAAGCTGAAGCCCGATTCCATCATTGTTGAAGGGGTGGACTTGTTGGAGCTTGTCTATGAATATGACCTGATGGATGAATTGAGGATATTTGAGAGATATTTAGGCCGTCAAATTTTAATCAAAGATCCGTTCACAAAACAAGATCGGGCATACACATTGCTACGTGCAAATGGCCCGATCGTCATGCAGGATGTCGAAACGAAAGAGCTTATTATCAATCCGAAGGGCGAATTGCGTTTTCCGGAAATTGAAGGCGGGAATCATGTAGAGCCGACACTCGTCTGGAAAGTCGCCGAGCAGCGAAGCGATGAAGTGTGTGTCTCATATTTGACAGGCGGGGTATCGTGGGAGGCGGATTATGTCATTTCCATGCACGGCGACCGTTTCGACTTGTCGGGTTGGCTATCGATGAAAAACTACTCCGGCGTCTCTTTCAACGATGCTCAACTTCGTCTCATATCAGGTAAGCTGAGCAAGGCGGGCAATGAAAACGAAGAGAAAAGCGCGGAGCTGTCGAGGCGGGAAAAGCAGAAGACAGAAGCTTTTTCCGATTTCCATACGTACACGTTCCCAAAGACAATCGATTTGGAAGACCGACAACAAAAGCAGCTTCGGCTTCTATCATCCTCCAATTCAAAAGCACGCATTATCTATGAAATCAACGAACAGACTTCGAATCCGGATATCTTCATCGAATTCGACAATACGGTGGAGAACGGTCTCGGTTTTCCGTTGCCAGCTGGAGTTTTTAAAATGTACCGGACGAACCCGGATGATGGCAGTGCGGAATTCATTGGCGAATATGCAATTAAGCATACGGAAGTGAATGAAAAAGTCCGTTTGAAATCAGGAGAAGCATGTGACATTGAAGTGAAGGCGAAAAAGGCCGGTAAATATAAAGAAGGCGGATACGAGTATACCGAATACGAATACAGTATTTGCAATACGAAAGGCACCCCGGTCGAAGCCGTCATCCGTCAACAAGTTCCCGGACATTTATGGACGGTGGATGAATCGACGCATGAATGGCAGAAGAAACGTGACAAGATTGTGCTGCCTGTTCATGTTCCTGTCAATGTCGAGGAAAAGGTGAAGTTTACAATCCGCCACGATCGCTCTGCGAGAAGGACAATTGGTTTCTAA
- a CDS encoding DedA family protein has protein sequence MDNWITEFISEHGYFGVCFLLLIENIFPPIPSEIILTFSGFATGFTTMTKTGVIIAATIGSVVGAMILYSIGLLIDVERLEKFVERRGRWLRLSKKDLRRADEWFDKYGPWTVFFCRLVPLVRSLISVPAGMSNMNFPLFLLLTTLGSFIWNTILVTIGFNVGENWESIVHYMDVYSNIVYVLLAIGGIAVCIGYIRFRRKRA, from the coding sequence ATGGATAATTGGATAACTGAATTCATAAGTGAGCACGGATATTTTGGAGTGTGCTTTCTGTTGTTGATTGAAAATATATTTCCACCGATTCCATCTGAAATCATCTTGACCTTCAGTGGATTTGCAACTGGGTTTACAACGATGACGAAAACAGGCGTCATCATCGCTGCTACAATTGGTTCGGTCGTCGGTGCGATGATTCTATATAGTATCGGTTTGCTCATTGATGTGGAGCGACTTGAGAAATTTGTGGAGCGGCGGGGACGCTGGCTGCGCCTATCGAAGAAGGATCTGAGGAGAGCAGATGAATGGTTTGATAAATACGGTCCATGGACTGTGTTTTTTTGCCGTCTCGTTCCGCTCGTCCGTAGTCTGATTTCGGTGCCTGCGGGAATGTCGAATATGAACTTTCCGCTGTTTCTGTTATTGACAACTCTCGGGAGCTTCATTTGGAACACAATTCTTGTTACAATAGGGTTTAATGTCGGTGAAAATTGGGAGTCGATCGTCCATTATATGGACGTCTATTCGAACATTGTTTATGTGTTGTTAGCAATTGGTGGAATAGCGGTTTGTATTGGTTACATCCGATTCCGCAGAAAGAGGGCTTAG
- a CDS encoding undecaprenyl-diphosphate phosphatase yields MDLFELLKALILGFVEGMTEFAPVSSTGHLIIVDDMWLKTEEFLGKYPANTFKIVIQLGSILAVVVVFWKRLLSLVGLYKIDGKKMTSRFNLMHVIVGMLPAVILGFAFKDLIDDYLFGVETVIFALVAGAILMIAADKFGPKRPKVQSLDQITYRQAFTVGLVQCLSLWPGFSRSGATISGGVLFGMNHRTAADFTFIMAVPIMAGASLVSVLKNWEDMSMDYLSFYIVGFISAFVFALVSIRFFLKLVSRIKLVPFALYRIFLAIVLAAIVFL; encoded by the coding sequence ATGGATTTATTTGAATTACTCAAGGCGTTGATCCTTGGCTTTGTGGAAGGGATGACAGAGTTTGCGCCAGTCTCCTCGACAGGGCATCTCATTATCGTAGACGATATGTGGTTGAAGACGGAGGAGTTTCTTGGAAAATATCCGGCCAACACATTTAAGATCGTCATCCAGCTTGGATCGATATTAGCGGTTGTCGTCGTGTTTTGGAAGAGGTTACTCAGTTTGGTCGGTCTGTATAAGATCGACGGGAAAAAGATGACGAGTCGTTTTAATCTTATGCACGTTATTGTCGGCATGTTGCCAGCAGTCATTCTTGGATTTGCATTCAAAGATTTAATCGATGATTATTTATTCGGCGTCGAGACGGTCATTTTTGCACTCGTCGCAGGAGCAATTCTCATGATTGCCGCAGACAAATTCGGACCGAAGAGACCGAAAGTCCAATCATTGGATCAGATTACATATCGGCAGGCATTTACGGTGGGTCTTGTCCAATGTTTATCATTATGGCCAGGTTTCTCACGTTCGGGTGCAACGATTTCCGGTGGTGTCCTGTTCGGAATGAACCATAGAACCGCGGCTGACTTCACGTTCATCATGGCGGTGCCGATCATGGCGGGTGCAAGCCTCGTGTCGGTCCTGAAAAACTGGGAAGATATGTCGATGGATTACCTTTCATTTTATATCGTCGGCTTTATAAGCGCTTTTGTCTTTGCGCTCGTTTCGATCCGCTTCTTCCTGAAGCTTGTATCGAGAATCAAACTTGTGCCGTTTGCGTTGTATAGAATTTTTCTAGCAATCGTCTTAGCAGCAATCGTATTTTTATAA
- a CDS encoding response regulator transcription factor produces the protein MSEQVLIIEDEEAIARVLQLELEFEGYSVGVAHSGTDGLIKFREQEWNLVLLDLMLPGMNGLDVLRRIRAAEDGTPVILLTAKSDVEDKVTGLDLGANDYVTKPFVIDELLARIRSAIRTSQKKSVVKDEFLHEFAGLSIHEQSREVTRDGDSIDLTPREYDLLLHLIRHPNQVLSREQLLDAVWGFDYYGDTNVVDVYIRYVRKKIDRRNEPSLIQTVRGVGYALKEPVHEA, from the coding sequence TTGAGTGAGCAAGTACTAATTATTGAAGATGAAGAAGCGATAGCGCGCGTTCTTCAATTGGAGCTTGAGTTTGAAGGATATTCGGTCGGCGTCGCACATTCGGGGACGGACGGCCTTATTAAGTTCAGGGAGCAGGAGTGGAATCTTGTTTTGTTGGATCTCATGCTGCCTGGTATGAATGGGTTGGATGTGCTGCGGCGAATCCGGGCGGCGGAAGACGGTACGCCCGTTATTTTATTGACGGCGAAAAGCGATGTGGAAGACAAAGTGACAGGGCTCGACTTGGGAGCGAATGATTACGTCACCAAACCGTTCGTAATCGATGAATTGCTTGCCCGCATCAGGTCGGCTATACGTACTTCGCAAAAGAAGTCCGTCGTGAAAGATGAATTTCTTCATGAATTCGCCGGATTATCGATCCATGAGCAGTCCCGTGAAGTGACACGGGATGGTGACTCCATCGATTTAACACCGCGGGAATATGACTTATTGCTTCATTTGATCCGGCATCCGAATCAGGTGCTTTCGCGTGAACAGTTACTCGATGCGGTATGGGGCTTTGACTATTATGGCGACACGAACGTAGTTGATGTCTATATCCGATATGTCCGGAAAAAAATCGATCGCCGGAACGAACCTTCCCTCATCCAAACAGTACGGGGCGTCGGATATGCGTTAAAGGAACCGGTCCATGAAGCTTAA
- a CDS encoding cell wall metabolism sensor histidine kinase WalK — MKLKKKIHVFSTLLMFILLVLANILIYFLFERMSHNTEYEQLLGRAKELTAELSILETEADAGMVLRAFIPANGAISIINSDDKPLINVQSLAGLGKVDGHVNPGNSYTIDRFEGTEALSISMPIIWPTGEVVTMKMTQLLTDVEKNMRVLKYVLIGVTTFAMIPITLSSMTLGRIVTRPIENLITAMNRSRQSGTYEKLTGVVNGNDELAQMERTFNEMMEQLEQNYMKQEQFVSNASHELKTPLTVIESYSRLLARRGLENREVVDEALNAIISETGRMKEMIAQMLDLAKSSGSHAFEFAEVDLTPLLEAAVMPLRQAYDREIIIDADGPAIVETDGKFVKQLLFILLDNARKYSDREIFTSIQDQQDVVEITVKDYGKGIPQSDLPHIFDRFYRVESDRSRKTGGTGLGLSIAKEIADGLGATLTIESVVDMGTVIRVLIPRKRKALREF; from the coding sequence ATGAAGCTTAAAAAGAAGATCCATGTTTTTTCGACCCTATTGATGTTCATTCTTCTTGTGCTCGCGAACATCCTCATCTATTTCCTTTTCGAAAGGATGTCTCATAACACGGAATATGAGCAACTGCTCGGCCGTGCAAAAGAGCTGACCGCAGAGTTGAGCATATTGGAGACGGAAGCGGATGCCGGCATGGTATTGCGCGCATTCATTCCAGCGAATGGTGCCATCTCCATCATTAACAGCGACGATAAACCACTCATCAATGTTCAATCTTTGGCTGGGCTCGGGAAAGTCGACGGCCATGTGAATCCGGGCAATTCTTATACGATTGACCGATTCGAAGGTACGGAAGCGTTATCGATCTCAATGCCGATCATTTGGCCAACAGGTGAAGTTGTTACAATGAAAATGACCCAACTGCTGACAGATGTTGAGAAAAATATGCGGGTCCTGAAGTATGTCCTGATCGGTGTTACAACGTTTGCGATGATTCCGATCACACTTTCCAGCATGACGCTCGGCAGAATTGTCACTCGGCCGATCGAGAATCTCATAACGGCGATGAACAGAAGCCGGCAATCGGGGACGTATGAAAAGTTGACTGGCGTTGTAAATGGAAATGACGAGCTTGCACAAATGGAACGGACGTTTAATGAAATGATGGAACAATTGGAACAGAACTATATGAAGCAGGAGCAATTTGTCTCAAACGCATCCCATGAATTAAAAACGCCTTTGACTGTAATCGAAAGCTACTCCCGATTGTTGGCGAGGCGTGGGTTAGAAAATCGGGAAGTCGTCGATGAGGCGTTGAATGCCATTATCTCTGAAACGGGCCGGATGAAAGAAATGATTGCACAAATGCTTGATTTGGCGAAGAGCAGCGGTTCTCATGCGTTCGAATTTGCAGAAGTCGATTTGACTCCCTTGCTGGAAGCTGCTGTGATGCCGTTGAGGCAAGCATACGATAGGGAAATCATTATTGATGCGGATGGGCCGGCAATTGTCGAAACGGATGGGAAATTCGTGAAGCAGTTGTTGTTCATTCTTCTCGACAATGCACGGAAATATAGCGATCGGGAAATCTTCACTTCTATACAAGACCAGCAGGACGTAGTAGAAATCACTGTGAAGGATTATGGCAAAGGGATTCCGCAATCCGACTTGCCGCATATTTTCGATCGTTTTTACCGGGTGGAGTCGGACCGTAGCCGTAAGACAGGAGGAACCGGGTTGGGGCTATCCATTGCGAAGGAGATAGCCGACGGACTTGGCGCTACCTTGACGATAGAAAGTGTTGTGGACATGGGAACTGTTATCCGGGTTTTGATTCCGAGAAAGAGAAAGGCTCTCAGGGAATTTTAA
- a CDS encoding PepSY domain-containing protein, translating to MNIWKKPWFIPIVLTIIIVIAGQLYTAGKLTKAETLPKEEISSQLAMIYDGEVKDLMLDGSVYKAKVSRAGAEYAVEVDAGSGKVLSLIQTKETSKPDIVMETDEGEKAGNTDETATPVENSSDETAKTDSEIKKEPDNKATDSSAADQTESKTEVPKPSANKTPEQSKPASKPANKEKQRKTVLISEQKAKKIGMAQLPAGAIGEVDDVDFVNSEDGGYYLVQIEIDTDDDMDEVTYQIHAISGKVMTVTWDD from the coding sequence ATGAATATATGGAAAAAACCTTGGTTCATCCCGATTGTCTTGACGATCATCATTGTCATCGCAGGGCAGCTGTATACGGCAGGAAAGCTGACGAAGGCCGAAACCTTGCCGAAAGAGGAGATCAGCTCCCAATTAGCGATGATTTACGATGGAGAAGTGAAAGATCTCATGTTGGATGGATCTGTGTATAAAGCGAAAGTTTCAAGAGCAGGGGCGGAATACGCTGTGGAAGTCGACGCAGGATCGGGCAAAGTTCTTTCACTCATTCAGACGAAAGAAACATCAAAGCCCGATATCGTCATGGAGACAGATGAAGGAGAAAAAGCCGGAAATACGGACGAAACGGCGACGCCAGTTGAAAATTCGTCTGACGAAACGGCTAAAACAGATAGTGAGATAAAGAAAGAGCCAGATAACAAAGCAACAGATAGCAGCGCGGCAGATCAGACGGAAAGCAAAACCGAAGTTCCGAAGCCGAGTGCCAACAAAACACCCGAGCAATCCAAACCAGCTAGCAAGCCGGCGAATAAGGAAAAGCAGCGAAAAACCGTTCTCATCTCCGAGCAAAAGGCAAAAAAGATTGGAATGGCCCAATTGCCGGCCGGAGCGATTGGCGAAGTTGATGATGTGGATTTTGTGAATTCGGAAGACGGTGGCTATTATTTAGTGCAGATTGAAATCGACACGGATGATGATATGGACGAAGTTACGTATCAAATCCATGCGATATCAGGAAAAGTGATGACTGTCACTTGGGATGATTAA
- a CDS encoding PepSY domain-containing protein: MKKWMLIPAMAGVVAVGSVAMAEDSVPSTSNKAENLITLKEAKQVATEKVKGGIVTEIELDKDDGRYHFDVDLKDGKYEYDLEVDAYTGEIIKFEKEVEKGRKQATSGNLLTKEEAISIAKKKAAGTVKEIELDTDDGRKEYEIEMKDDQFKYEIELDAVTGEFLKFEKDRYRSAKKEVKAQTEKVAASTLNVVEQTTQKQAVKPVDNKRSNNNTMLTKEQALAIAKQHASGVVTDFELDDNVYEIEMEDGDIEYELDIHAYSGAILSFERDED, from the coding sequence ATGAAAAAATGGATGTTGATCCCTGCAATGGCAGGAGTCGTAGCTGTCGGAAGTGTTGCAATGGCGGAGGACTCGGTTCCGAGTACTTCTAATAAAGCAGAAAACCTGATCACTTTGAAGGAAGCAAAACAGGTTGCTACCGAGAAAGTGAAAGGTGGCATCGTGACGGAAATCGAGTTGGATAAAGACGACGGCCGTTACCATTTCGACGTCGATTTGAAAGACGGAAAGTATGAGTATGACTTAGAAGTGGACGCGTACACAGGAGAAATCATCAAGTTTGAAAAAGAAGTGGAGAAGGGCCGTAAGCAAGCTACATCTGGCAATCTGCTGACGAAAGAGGAAGCGATATCCATTGCTAAAAAGAAGGCAGCGGGTACAGTGAAAGAGATTGAGCTGGATACCGATGACGGTCGTAAAGAATACGAGATCGAAATGAAAGATGATCAATTCAAATACGAAATCGAGCTGGATGCTGTCACTGGCGAGTTTTTGAAATTTGAAAAAGACCGTTACCGTAGCGCTAAAAAAGAAGTGAAGGCGCAGACGGAAAAAGTTGCAGCTTCTACGTTGAACGTCGTCGAACAGACAACGCAAAAGCAAGCTGTAAAACCGGTAGATAACAAGAGATCAAACAATAATACAATGCTTACGAAAGAGCAGGCGCTTGCCATTGCGAAGCAACATGCAAGCGGCGTTGTAACTGATTTCGAGCTGGACGACAATGTCTATGAAATTGAAATGGAAGACGGCGACATCGAATATGAGCTGGATATCCATGCCTACTCAGGCGCCATCCTTTCATTCGAACGGGATGAAGATTGA
- a CDS encoding AI-2E family transporter, with product MDLISDVLRKKGVKRFIIFALIIIILFSVRSMMNLILLTFIFSFLMNRLVCFTTKYVRLNHKLIVIFLYTLIVGLLTISLVKYLPIITLEISQLIRQISNFSTQSHDNRLLGFLESVISSEQIKSYVENGFSYLLKSFTDISKTSIQVLLAIILSLFFLLEKPRLIEFTGKFKNSKIAPFYYEIEFFGKKFSRTFGKVIEAQFIIALVNTFLSVIVLMILGFPQIIGLAIMIFFLGLIPVAGVIISLVPLTIIGFTIGGILTVVYLLVAIMVIHAVEAYILNPKLMSSKTDLPVFYTFIVLIFSQNFFGVWGLIIGIPVFVFLLDILDVTDKEPEQTT from the coding sequence ATGGATTTGATTTCAGATGTATTGCGAAAAAAAGGAGTTAAACGGTTCATTATCTTCGCTTTGATCATCATCATTCTGTTTAGCGTAAGAAGCATGATGAATTTAATCTTATTGACCTTTATTTTTTCATTTTTAATGAATCGGCTTGTCTGTTTTACAACCAAGTATGTTCGACTTAATCATAAACTGATTGTAATATTCCTCTACACATTGATTGTCGGTTTGTTGACGATCAGCCTCGTCAAATATTTACCGATCATCACACTTGAAATCAGCCAACTCATTAGGCAAATTAGTAACTTCTCCACCCAGTCACATGACAACCGATTGCTCGGATTTCTTGAGTCTGTCATTTCCAGTGAACAAATTAAGAGTTATGTAGAAAACGGATTCTCATATTTACTTAAATCTTTTACTGACATTAGTAAAACTAGTATCCAGGTACTTCTGGCAATCATATTAAGTTTGTTTTTCCTTCTTGAAAAACCTCGGTTAATTGAATTCACAGGTAAGTTTAAAAACAGTAAGATCGCCCCGTTTTATTATGAAATTGAATTTTTCGGCAAGAAATTTTCTCGTACATTCGGCAAAGTAATCGAAGCACAGTTCATTATCGCACTCGTCAATACGTTTCTGTCTGTCATCGTCTTGATGATCCTCGGTTTCCCGCAAATTATCGGATTGGCCATCATGATTTTCTTCTTAGGGCTCATTCCTGTCGCCGGCGTCATCATTTCACTCGTACCACTGACGATTATCGGTTTTACGATTGGCGGCATTCTAACAGTCGTCTATTTGCTTGTAGCTATAATGGTTATTCATGCAGTGGAAGCTTATATATTAAATCCGAAGCTAATGTCTTCCAAAACGGATTTGCCGGTATTTTATACGTTCATCGTCCTCATCTTTTCGCAGAACTTCTTTGGCGTCTGGGGATTGATCATCGGGATTCCAGTGTTTGTCTTCCTGCTAGACATACTCGATGTGACAGACAAAGAACCGGAACAGACTACCTAA
- a CDS encoding MBL fold metallo-hydrolase produces the protein MNVIPVGIWGGYPKANGATSAFLIEHEGFHCLVDCGSGVLASAQNYVPLEKLDAVVISHYHADHIADIGNLQYSRLINYYLGQPSPALPIYGHDRDKENFEKLSYKEQTIGVAIQETDIVHIGPFEVSFCETIHPVYCLALKFTVDGRSVTLTADTEWHDKLVEFASGTDLLISEANLYEEHLGKAPGHMAGSEAGRLAKLAGANRLVLTHLPLHGDPTDILRAAKGVYDGDAELAVVGKVYEV, from the coding sequence ATGAACGTAATTCCGGTCGGGATTTGGGGTGGCTATCCGAAAGCGAATGGGGCCACTTCGGCATTTTTAATTGAGCATGAAGGCTTCCATTGCCTCGTCGACTGCGGAAGCGGCGTGCTCGCTTCCGCGCAAAATTATGTACCATTGGAAAAGTTGGATGCAGTCGTCATCAGCCATTATCATGCGGATCATATCGCGGACATCGGCAACCTCCAATATAGCAGGCTCATCAATTATTATCTCGGACAACCGTCGCCTGCATTGCCGATTTACGGACATGATCGGGACAAGGAGAATTTTGAAAAGCTGTCTTATAAAGAGCAGACCATTGGCGTCGCCATACAGGAAACGGACATTGTCCATATCGGACCTTTTGAGGTTTCATTCTGTGAAACGATTCACCCCGTCTATTGTTTAGCATTGAAATTCACGGTTGACGGCCGTTCCGTCACGTTGACAGCGGATACGGAATGGCATGACAAACTAGTGGAATTTGCAAGCGGAACAGATTTATTGATCAGCGAAGCGAATTTATACGAGGAGCATCTCGGCAAAGCGCCGGGACATATGGCAGGAAGCGAGGCAGGACGACTTGCGAAGCTGGCGGGCGCGAACCGGCTCGTATTGACACATCTGCCCTTACACGGCGATCCGACGGATATTTTGAGAGCGGCAAAGGGAGTTTATGATGGTGACGCCGAATTGGCGGTCGTCGGGAAGGTGTACGAAGTTTAA